The following proteins come from a genomic window of Bradyrhizobium paxllaeri:
- a CDS encoding GIY-YIG nuclease family protein, whose translation MVRLLPRGENGDIYIGSTDDLRRRVASHQQGHVISTSKYLPLILRSYVATR comes from the coding sequence GTGGTACGTCTACTTCCTCGAGGTGAGAATGGTGACATCTATATCGGATCAACGGACGATCTCCGACGTAGAGTGGCGTCCCATCAGCAAGGACACGTCATCTCGACAAGCAAGTATTTGCCCTTGATTCTTCGTTCATATGTCGCGACGAGGTGA
- a CDS encoding DUF1186 domain-containing protein: MKKEELEAILGDGKSQPDLGPIEDYLHAVATQRKLPDFAIGICVLRIEESAPILRTLLERAADGAILSDDESLLLFRGIHILGGARDSKACQPLLRLLRLPTPDLDDLLGAAVTEGMAKIVAGVFDGDTDALFALMVDSSIDEFVRQALFGAATFLAWERRIDRDRLQEFLVRFYETRPAEDGDQAWAGWLQAIALLGLRDLVPLVDTAFREDRIPEEWIDRAQFDEDLAGAERAPDDIDRFTQVNLGYIEDVLDALAWTRGSEDDVFEEGDETWADLAYPNEPVRNPWRHVGRNDPCPCGSGKKAKKCCLANGEPPA, from the coding sequence ATGAAGAAGGAGGAACTCGAAGCGATCCTCGGCGACGGCAAGAGCCAGCCTGACCTTGGTCCGATCGAAGATTATCTCCACGCGGTCGCGACGCAACGCAAGCTGCCGGATTTCGCCATCGGAATTTGCGTGCTGCGAATTGAAGAATCCGCGCCGATATTGCGCACCCTGCTGGAGCGGGCGGCGGACGGCGCGATCTTGTCCGATGACGAGAGCCTGCTGCTGTTTCGCGGGATCCATATCCTGGGCGGTGCGCGCGACAGCAAGGCTTGCCAGCCGCTGCTGCGTTTGCTGCGCCTTCCCACCCCCGACCTGGACGATCTGCTCGGCGCTGCCGTGACCGAAGGCATGGCGAAGATCGTGGCCGGTGTGTTCGACGGCGATACCGACGCGCTGTTCGCATTGATGGTCGACAGCTCGATCGACGAGTTTGTCCGGCAAGCACTGTTCGGCGCAGCGACGTTTCTGGCGTGGGAGCGCCGCATCGATCGCGATCGGCTGCAGGAATTTCTCGTCAGGTTCTATGAAACGCGGCCGGCAGAAGATGGCGACCAAGCCTGGGCAGGCTGGCTCCAAGCGATCGCCCTGCTCGGCCTGCGCGATCTGGTGCCGCTGGTCGACACGGCTTTCCGCGAAGACCGCATTCCGGAGGAGTGGATCGATCGCGCTCAGTTCGATGAGGATCTTGCGGGCGCCGAACGGGCGCCCGATGACATCGACCGGTTCACGCAGGTCAACCTCGGGTACATCGAGGACGTGCTCGATGCGCTGGCCTGGACGCGCGGCTCCGAGGACGACGTGTTCGAGGAAGGCGATGAGACCTGGGCCGATCTCGCGTATCCGAATGAGCCTGTCAGAAACCCTTGGCGCCACGTCGGACGCAACGATCCATGCCCTTGTGGGAGCGGCAAGAAGGCCAAGAAATGCTGTCTTGCCAACGGAGAACCGCCGGCCTGA
- the gatB gene encoding Asp-tRNA(Asn)/Glu-tRNA(Gln) amidotransferase subunit GatB, whose translation MNVSVKPGKLIKGQTGDWEVVIGMEVHAQVTSKSKLFSGASTEFGGEPNSHVSLVDAAMPGMLPVINEECVRQAVRTGLGLNAKINLRSVFDRKNYFYPDSPQGYQISQYKSPVVGEGEVTVELGGGKTATIGIERLHLEQDAGKLLHDQSPSMSFVDLNRCGVALMEIVSKPDIRDAEQAKAYVTKLRSILRYLGTCDGDMEKGSLRADVNVSVRKPGGPLGTRCEIKNMNSINFIGQAIEYEARRQIEIIEDGGVIDQETRLFDPNKGETRSMRSKEEAHDYRYFPDPDLLPLEFSQAYVDELKAKLPELPDQKKARFIESLGLSAYDAGVLVAERESAVFYETVLAGLADKARDGKLAANWVINELFGRLNKEGHDIADSPLSAAQLAAIVDLIGEGTISGKIAKDLFEIVWAEGGDPRELVESRGMKQVTDLGAIEKVVDDIIAANPDKVAQAKAKPQLAGWFVGQVMKQSGGKANPQAVNDLLKAKLGI comes from the coding sequence ATGAACGTGTCAGTGAAGCCGGGAAAACTGATCAAGGGCCAGACCGGCGACTGGGAAGTCGTGATCGGGATGGAGGTGCACGCCCAGGTCACCTCGAAATCAAAACTGTTCTCCGGTGCCTCGACCGAGTTCGGCGGCGAGCCGAACAGCCATGTGTCGCTGGTTGATGCCGCGATGCCCGGCATGCTGCCCGTGATCAATGAAGAGTGCGTCCGCCAGGCCGTGCGCACCGGTCTTGGCCTCAACGCCAAGATCAACCTGCGCTCGGTGTTTGACCGCAAGAACTATTTCTATCCGGACTCGCCGCAGGGCTACCAAATCAGCCAGTACAAGTCGCCTGTGGTCGGCGAGGGCGAGGTCACGGTCGAACTCGGTGGCGGCAAGACCGCCACCATCGGCATCGAGCGGCTGCACCTGGAGCAGGACGCCGGCAAATTGCTGCACGACCAGTCGCCGTCGATGTCGTTTGTCGACCTCAACCGCTGCGGCGTCGCGCTGATGGAAATCGTCTCGAAACCGGACATTCGCGATGCCGAACAGGCCAAGGCCTATGTGACCAAACTGCGTTCGATCCTGCGCTATCTCGGCACCTGCGACGGCGACATGGAGAAGGGCAGCTTGCGCGCCGATGTGAACGTTTCCGTGCGTAAACCGGGCGGTCCGCTCGGCACCCGCTGCGAAATCAAGAACATGAACTCGATCAACTTCATCGGCCAGGCGATCGAATACGAGGCGCGGCGCCAGATCGAGATCATCGAGGATGGCGGTGTCATCGACCAGGAGACGCGGCTGTTCGACCCCAACAAGGGCGAGACGCGCTCGATGCGTTCCAAGGAAGAGGCGCACGACTATCGTTATTTTCCGGATCCCGACCTGCTGCCGCTCGAGTTCAGCCAAGCTTATGTCGATGAGCTCAAGGCGAAGCTGCCGGAATTGCCGGACCAGAAGAAGGCGCGCTTCATCGAGAGCCTTGGCCTGTCGGCCTACGATGCCGGCGTGCTGGTAGCCGAGCGCGAGAGCGCGGTGTTCTATGAGACCGTGCTGGCAGGCCTTGCCGACAAGGCGCGCGACGGCAAGCTCGCCGCCAACTGGGTAATCAACGAGCTGTTCGGCCGCCTCAACAAGGAAGGCCATGACATCGCGGACTCGCCGTTGTCGGCGGCGCAGTTGGCTGCGATCGTCGACCTGATCGGCGAGGGCACGATCTCCGGCAAGATCGCAAAAGACCTGTTCGAGATCGTCTGGGCCGAAGGCGGCGACCCGCGCGAACTGGTGGAAAGCCGCGGCATGAAGCAGGTGACCGATCTCGGCGCGATCGAGAAGGTCGTCGACGACATCATCGCGGCCAATCCGGACAAGGTCGCGCAGGCGAAAGCCAAGCCGCAGCTTGCCGGCTGGTTCGTCGGCCAGGTGATGAAGCAATCGGGCGGCAAGGCCAATCCGCAAGCCGTCAACGATCTCTTGAAAGCAAAGCTCGGCATCTGA
- the gatA gene encoding Asp-tRNA(Asn)/Glu-tRNA(Gln) amidotransferase subunit GatA produces MTDLTSLTIAEAREGLASKSFTSLELTDAHLAAVEAARSLNAFVLETPEKARDMARAVDAKIAKGEGGPLAGIPLGIKDLFATKDVRTTACSKILGNFVPPYESTVTSQLWRDGAVMLGKLNNDEFAMGSSNETSCFGPVVNPWRREGSNTALVPGGSSGGSASAVAALLCMGATATDTGGSIRQPAALTATVGVKPTYGRCSRWGIVAFASSLDQAGPIARTTRDAAILMRSMAGHDPKDTTSVDIGVPDYEAAIGKSVKGMKIGIPREYRLDGMPAEIEKLWTEGAAWLKAAGAELVEISLPHTKYALPAYYIVAPAEASSNLARYDGVRYGLRVPGRSIGELYEGTRAEGFGDEVRRRVMIGTYVLSAGYYDAYYLRAQKVRTLIKKDFEDCFAKGINAILTPATPSAAFGVGEKAGADPVEMYLNDIFTVTVNMAGLPGIAVPAGKDAQGLPLGLQLIGRPFDEETLFSLGEVLEQAAGRFTPQRWW; encoded by the coding sequence ATGACTGACCTGACATCCCTGACGATCGCCGAGGCCCGAGAGGGCCTCGCGAGCAAGTCTTTCACATCGCTTGAACTGACGGACGCGCATCTCGCCGCCGTCGAAGCGGCGCGTTCGCTCAATGCCTTCGTGCTGGAAACGCCGGAGAAGGCCCGCGACATGGCACGCGCGGTCGATGCCAAGATTGCCAAGGGCGAGGGCGGGCCGCTGGCCGGCATTCCGCTCGGCATCAAGGACCTGTTCGCGACCAAGGACGTGCGCACCACCGCGTGCTCAAAAATCCTCGGCAATTTCGTGCCGCCTTACGAATCGACGGTGACCTCGCAGCTCTGGCGCGACGGCGCGGTCATGCTCGGCAAGCTCAACAACGACGAATTCGCGATGGGCTCGTCGAACGAGACCTCGTGCTTCGGCCCCGTGGTCAATCCGTGGCGGCGCGAGGGTTCCAACACCGCGCTGGTGCCGGGCGGCTCGTCCGGCGGATCGGCCTCCGCCGTGGCGGCGCTGCTCTGCATGGGCGCGACCGCGACCGACACCGGCGGTTCGATCCGCCAACCCGCCGCCTTGACCGCTACCGTCGGCGTCAAGCCAACTTACGGCCGCTGCTCGCGCTGGGGCATCGTGGCATTCGCGTCTTCGCTCGACCAGGCGGGGCCGATTGCCCGCACCACGCGCGACGCCGCGATCCTGATGCGCTCGATGGCCGGCCACGACCCGAAGGACACGACCTCGGTCGACATCGGCGTGCCCGATTATGAAGCCGCGATCGGCAAGTCCGTGAAGGGCATGAAGATCGGCATTCCCAGGGAATACCGTCTCGACGGCATGCCGGCGGAAATCGAAAAGCTCTGGACCGAAGGTGCGGCCTGGCTGAAGGCGGCCGGCGCCGAGCTGGTCGAGATATCGCTGCCGCACACCAAATACGCGCTGCCGGCCTATTACATCGTGGCGCCGGCGGAAGCCTCGTCCAACCTCGCGCGCTACGACGGCGTGCGGTACGGGCTGCGCGTGCCGGGCCGCAGCATTGGCGAGCTGTACGAAGGCACCCGCGCCGAAGGTTTTGGCGACGAAGTGCGTCGCCGCGTCATGATCGGCACCTATGTGCTCTCAGCCGGCTATTACGATGCCTATTATCTGCGCGCGCAAAAAGTCCGCACGCTGATCAAGAAGGACTTTGAGGACTGCTTCGCCAAGGGCATCAACGCGATCCTGACGCCGGCGACGCCGTCGGCCGCCTTCGGTGTCGGCGAAAAGGCCGGCGCCGATCCGGTCGAGATGTATCTCAACGACATCTTCACCGTCACCGTGAACATGGCGGGGCTGCCGGGCATCGCCGTGCCCGCCGGCAAGGACGCGCAAGGCCTGCCGCTTGGCCTGCAACTGATCGGCCGTCCGTTCGACGAGGAGACGCTGTTTTCGCTCGGCGAAGTGTTGGAGCAGGCGGCCGGCCGCTTCACGCCGCAGAGGTGGTGGTAG
- the gatC gene encoding Asp-tRNA(Asn)/Glu-tRNA(Gln) amidotransferase subunit GatC, whose translation MSVDAATVRRIAHLARIAVTEAEVPHLQGELNAMLAFVEQLSEVNVDGVEPMTSVTPMEMKKRPDAVNDGEIPDDIVRNAPETQNHFFLVPKVIE comes from the coding sequence ATGTCTGTTGATGCCGCCACCGTTCGCCGCATCGCGCACCTGGCGCGAATTGCGGTCACCGAGGCCGAGGTTCCCCATCTGCAGGGCGAGTTGAACGCCATGCTGGCTTTCGTGGAGCAGCTTTCGGAAGTGAACGTCGACGGCGTCGAACCGATGACCTCGGTAACACCGATGGAAATGAAGAAGCGGCCCGACGCGGTCAATGACGGCGAAATTCCCGATGATATCGTGAGGAATGCGCCGGAAACGCAGAACCATTTCTTCCTGGTGCCGAAGGTCATTGAGTAA
- a CDS encoding alpha/beta fold hydrolase produces the protein MDFIEANGVAQRCELSGSGDRTLVLIHEMGGSLESWDDVAPRFATSRRVLRYDTRGAGLSQKVRGELTLDTMAGDIAALLDQFGITGKVALAGIAVGGAIALHFAARYPERTSAVAVGSPATGIAAERRAPALERLAKIEAAGMAVAVEESMLNGYAPELRGDIARFERFRTRWLGNDPSSYATIWRMLAAAEMQDELARLKCPVLVIGGSLDRVRPPALAQNVAKAIPGARYAEIRTGHYMAVQTPDLLADCIDEFLKSVGA, from the coding sequence ATGGATTTCATCGAAGCCAATGGCGTCGCGCAGCGTTGCGAGCTGAGCGGCAGCGGCGACCGCACGCTGGTGCTGATCCACGAGATGGGCGGCTCGCTCGAAAGCTGGGACGACGTCGCGCCAAGATTTGCCACATCGCGTCGCGTCCTGCGTTATGACACCCGCGGCGCCGGATTGTCGCAGAAAGTGCGCGGCGAGCTCACCCTCGATACGATGGCCGGCGACATCGCAGCCTTGCTCGACCAATTCGGGATCACCGGCAAGGTCGCGCTGGCCGGCATCGCCGTCGGCGGTGCGATCGCCCTGCATTTTGCGGCCCGCTATCCGGAGCGCACCAGTGCCGTTGCGGTCGGCAGCCCCGCCACCGGCATCGCAGCGGAACGCCGAGCACCGGCGCTCGAGCGCCTTGCGAAGATCGAGGCCGCAGGCATGGCGGTCGCGGTCGAGGAGTCGATGTTGAACGGCTATGCCCCGGAGCTGCGCGGCGACATCGCCCGCTTCGAGCGCTTCCGGACCCGATGGCTCGGCAACGACCCATCGAGCTATGCGACGATCTGGCGAATGCTGGCGGCAGCCGAAATGCAGGACGAACTCGCCCGGCTGAAATGCCCGGTGCTAGTGATCGGCGGCAGTCTGGATCGCGTCCGTCCGCCGGCGCTGGCGCAAAACGTGGCCAAAGCCATTCCCGGCGCCCGCTACGCCGAGATCCGCACCGGCCACTACATGGCGGTGCAAACGCCGGATCTGCTCGCTGATTGCATCGATGAATTCCTGAAATCGGTCGGCGCCTGA
- a CDS encoding MBL fold metallo-hydrolase, translating to MNAQPAQQIPGIYHRKIGDIIVTAVSDGYLDGTLDVMRNVDLEKARQILTDAFRPARRTSVNTFLIRSKGRTAIIDTGSGNYLQPTAGFVQRSLAADGTDPKSVDTVLLTHMHPDHSAGLTDMSNGQLLFPNAELVMHENELAHWFDDGAMAKADERSAKLFFQAGREQVAPYKSRTRLFRDGEVFPGVTAIPSHGHTPGHTAYLVASGEDQLMIWGDTVHVPEVQTAFPEAGMGFDTDLAAAAASRKRMFDRVSADGVLIAGMHLHFPAFARLARRGDAYALYPEAWVHAL from the coding sequence ATGAATGCGCAACCGGCCCAGCAGATTCCCGGCATCTATCATCGCAAGATCGGCGATATCATCGTCACCGCGGTCAGCGACGGCTATCTCGACGGCACCCTTGACGTGATGCGCAACGTCGACCTCGAAAAGGCGCGTCAGATCCTGACCGATGCTTTCCGCCCGGCACGGCGGACCAGCGTCAATACCTTCCTGATCCGCTCCAAGGGGCGCACCGCAATCATCGACACCGGGTCGGGCAATTACCTGCAGCCCACGGCCGGCTTCGTTCAGCGCAGCCTCGCCGCTGACGGCACCGACCCGAAATCGGTTGACACGGTCTTGCTGACCCACATGCATCCGGATCATTCGGCCGGCCTGACCGACATGTCGAACGGGCAACTCCTGTTTCCGAACGCCGAACTCGTCATGCACGAGAACGAGCTGGCGCACTGGTTCGACGACGGTGCAATGGCAAAGGCCGATGAGCGATCGGCCAAACTCTTCTTTCAGGCCGGCCGCGAGCAGGTCGCACCCTACAAGAGCAGGACGCGGCTATTCAGGGATGGCGAGGTGTTTCCAGGCGTGACCGCGATCCCGAGCCACGGGCATACCCCGGGTCACACCGCCTATCTGGTCGCTTCAGGCGAGGATCAGTTGATGATCTGGGGCGACACCGTGCACGTGCCGGAAGTGCAAACCGCCTTTCCCGAGGCCGGCATGGGGTTCGACACCGATCTTGCCGCGGCGGCCGCCTCGCGAAAACGGATGTTCGACCGCGTCTCTGCCGATGGCGTCCTGATCGCCGGGATGCATCTGCATTTCCCGGCATTCGCACGGCTGGCGCGACGCGGCGACGCCTATGCGCTTTACCCCGAGGCGTGGGTCCACGCGCTTTGA
- a CDS encoding NAD(P)H-dependent flavin oxidoreductase — protein MWPDRRIIDLFKTEFPIVQAPMAGIMDAELVIAAAQGGALGSLPCAMITAEKAREQVNIIRQRVSAPVNMNFFCHTPVDADPAREAGWKVRLGAYYKELGIDPAAPISAANRAPFDEAMCAVVEELKPEVVSFHFGLPAAALVKRVKATGALVMSSATIVKEAIWLEENGADVIIAQGAEAGGHRGMFLTDNIAQQPGTFALVPQVVDAVKVPVIAAGGIADGRGIAAAFALGASGVQIGSAYLRCPESKVSAAARTALEQASDDATVITNVMTGRPARGVANRVMREVGPISPDAPAFPHAATALGPLKAAAEKLGKVDFTNLWAGQAVRMGREMPAAELTRSLAGGALARLGALGG, from the coding sequence ATGTGGCCAGACCGACGGATCATCGACCTCTTCAAGACCGAATTTCCGATCGTGCAGGCGCCGATGGCCGGCATCATGGACGCCGAACTCGTGATCGCGGCGGCGCAGGGCGGAGCGCTGGGGTCGCTGCCGTGCGCGATGATCACGGCCGAGAAGGCGCGCGAGCAGGTCAACATCATCCGCCAGCGCGTTTCCGCGCCGGTCAACATGAACTTCTTTTGCCACACGCCGGTCGATGCTGACCCCGCGCGTGAAGCCGGATGGAAGGTCAGGCTGGGCGCCTATTACAAGGAATTGGGCATCGATCCTGCCGCGCCCATCAGCGCCGCCAACCGCGCGCCGTTCGATGAGGCCATGTGCGCCGTCGTCGAAGAGTTGAAGCCGGAAGTGGTCAGCTTCCATTTCGGCCTGCCGGCTGCCGCGCTGGTCAAGCGGGTCAAGGCGACGGGGGCACTCGTGATGTCCTCGGCGACCATCGTGAAGGAGGCGATCTGGCTGGAGGAGAACGGCGCCGACGTCATCATCGCGCAAGGCGCGGAGGCCGGCGGCCATCGCGGCATGTTCCTGACCGACAATATCGCCCAGCAACCCGGCACCTTTGCGCTGGTGCCGCAGGTGGTCGATGCGGTGAAGGTGCCGGTCATCGCGGCCGGCGGCATCGCCGACGGACGCGGCATTGCTGCGGCGTTCGCGCTTGGCGCGTCCGGCGTGCAGATCGGCAGCGCCTATCTGCGCTGTCCGGAATCCAAGGTGAGTGCGGCGGCTCGCACCGCGCTGGAGCAGGCGAGCGACGACGCCACCGTCATCACCAATGTCATGACCGGACGCCCCGCGCGCGGCGTAGCCAACCGCGTGATGCGCGAGGTCGGCCCGATTTCGCCTGACGCCCCCGCATTCCCGCATGCCGCCACCGCGCTCGGCCCGCTGAAGGCGGCCGCCGAAAAGCTCGGCAAGGTCGATTTCACCAACCTCTGGGCCGGACAGGCGGTGCGGATGGGCCGCGAGATGCCCGCGGCGGAATTGACGCGTTCGCTCGCCGGCGGCGCGCTGGCTCGGCTCGGTGCGCTCGGCGGATAG
- a CDS encoding NAD(P)H-dependent flavin oxidoreductase has protein sequence MPISTPLTVRLGIQHPILSAPMDVIAGARLTSAVSAAGGFGILGGGYGDRAWLEQETAMLADVSDPFGIGFITWSLAKQPELLDIALRARPRAIMLSFGDPKPFASRIKSSGMLLICQVQDEAMARQALDAGADILIAQGTEAGGHGASRTTIDIVPAIVDLAAGRVPVAAAGGIGDGRGLAAMMMLGASGVLLGTRFYASVECDGPEEAKQRICAASNGNSVRGIIFDLSRNNVWPAPFTGRCLINDHARRWMGREVELMQNIKAVAAEYAAARAAGNFDIAAVIAGEAVGLIHDIPPAAEIVDRIVSEAEQILSGRRNSVAA, from the coding sequence ATGCCGATATCGACACCGCTGACCGTCCGTCTGGGCATCCAGCATCCGATCCTGTCGGCACCGATGGACGTCATTGCGGGGGCGCGCCTGACGTCGGCGGTGAGCGCCGCCGGCGGCTTCGGTATTCTCGGCGGCGGCTATGGCGACAGAGCGTGGCTCGAGCAGGAGACGGCCATGCTTGCCGATGTCTCCGATCCCTTCGGCATCGGCTTTATCACCTGGAGCCTTGCGAAGCAGCCGGAGCTATTGGACATCGCACTCCGCGCCCGCCCGCGCGCGATCATGCTTTCGTTCGGCGATCCAAAGCCCTTTGCATCGCGTATCAAGTCGTCGGGCATGCTCCTGATCTGCCAGGTGCAGGACGAAGCGATGGCGCGGCAAGCGCTCGACGCCGGCGCCGACATCCTGATCGCACAGGGCACGGAAGCCGGAGGCCACGGCGCCTCGCGCACCACAATCGATATCGTGCCGGCGATCGTCGATCTCGCGGCCGGACGTGTGCCGGTCGCTGCCGCCGGCGGCATCGGCGACGGCCGCGGGCTGGCGGCGATGATGATGCTCGGCGCCTCCGGCGTGCTGCTCGGCACGCGCTTCTACGCGAGCGTGGAATGTGATGGGCCGGAAGAGGCCAAGCAACGCATTTGCGCGGCATCGAACGGCAACAGCGTCCGCGGCATTATCTTCGATCTGTCGCGCAACAATGTCTGGCCGGCGCCGTTTACCGGCCGCTGCCTGATCAACGATCATGCGCGGCGCTGGATGGGACGCGAGGTCGAACTGATGCAGAACATCAAGGCGGTCGCGGCCGAATACGCGGCGGCAAGAGCCGCGGGCAATTTCGACATCGCCGCCGTCATAGCAGGTGAGGCGGTTGGCTTGATTCATGATATCCCGCCGGCGGCCGAGATCGTTGACAGGATCGTCAGCGAGGCCGAGCAGATACTCAGCGGTCGCCGCAACTCCGTTGCGGCCTGA
- a CDS encoding LysR family transcriptional regulator translates to MELSDLLTFSTVARLGGITRAADELNTVQSNVTQRVKALEAEIGTALFERHSRGMTLTGAGRRLLPYAERMAALSREALLAARDDGEPKGPLSIGSMETTAAVRLPLLLAEFHRRFPAVQLSLRTSTTAELVAGVLNGTFDGAFVAGPIEHAELDSTVAFREELVLVTARRWKNLAALRAGTPGSGPTALVFRTGCTYRQRLEQVFSEFGWPSSARFELGTLDGMIGCVAADMGVTLLPRAVVGRNDTVNVHTLTPAQARVETLFITRRAAHQYSALQGFASCLGRHGEVIAA, encoded by the coding sequence ATGGAATTGAGCGACCTCCTGACCTTTTCAACCGTCGCGCGGCTCGGCGGCATCACCCGCGCCGCCGACGAACTCAACACCGTGCAGTCCAATGTAACCCAACGGGTGAAGGCACTGGAAGCCGAGATCGGCACCGCGCTGTTCGAGCGGCACAGCCGCGGCATGACGCTGACCGGCGCCGGCCGCCGTCTGCTCCCCTATGCCGAGCGGATGGCGGCGCTGTCGCGCGAGGCACTGCTCGCCGCGCGCGACGACGGCGAGCCGAAGGGACCGCTCTCGATCGGTTCGATGGAAACGACGGCCGCCGTCCGCCTGCCCTTGTTGCTCGCCGAATTCCATCGCCGCTTTCCCGCGGTGCAGCTGAGCCTGCGCACATCGACAACGGCCGAACTCGTGGCCGGCGTGCTCAACGGCACGTTCGACGGCGCATTCGTCGCCGGCCCCATCGAGCACGCCGAACTCGATTCGACGGTGGCCTTCCGCGAAGAACTGGTGCTGGTCACCGCGCGGCGCTGGAAGAACCTCGCCGCCTTGCGCGCGGGCACGCCTGGCTCGGGTCCAACCGCTCTGGTGTTTCGAACCGGCTGCACCTACCGCCAGCGGCTCGAACAGGTATTTTCGGAATTCGGCTGGCCGTCCTCCGCGCGGTTCGAACTCGGCACGCTCGACGGCATGATCGGCTGCGTCGCCGCCGACATGGGCGTGACGCTGCTGCCGCGCGCCGTGGTCGGCCGGAACGACACCGTCAACGTTCACACGCTGACCCCGGCGCAGGCACGCGTCGAGACGCTCTTCATCACCCGCCGTGCGGCCCATCAGTACAGCGCCCTGCAGGGCTTTGCGTCCTGCCTGGGCCGCCATGGCGAGGTGATCGCCGCCTGA
- a CDS encoding cyclase family protein, whose amino-acid sequence MRVAYVLCCSVALLGAVGTASAQDWTKSKWGPDDEIGAANYMKPELVVKAAQLVKTGKTYALGFPLDNKMPAYPPRGFKITVVQPGQAGIPGLGPSKTTYNDDIIEGWVGVGSQLDGLGHVGVEHVYYNGNKLLDFADPTGLKKLGIDKLPPMVTRGVLLDMAAHYNTDVVKEGTAFNVKEIEEAAKKQGIEIRQGDVVLFHTGWASLIGKDDKRFNSGEPGLGVEGAKYLTGKGVVAVGADTWAVEVIPFESKNVFEVHQILLAMNGTYIMEVLNTADLAKDKAYEFLFVLGQPRFKGGVQSMINPVAIR is encoded by the coding sequence ATGCGCGTTGCGTACGTATTGTGCTGTTCTGTTGCCCTGTTGGGTGCGGTCGGAACGGCAAGCGCTCAAGACTGGACGAAATCGAAATGGGGCCCGGACGACGAGATCGGCGCCGCCAACTACATGAAACCCGAGCTCGTGGTCAAAGCCGCACAACTTGTGAAGACGGGCAAGACCTACGCGCTCGGTTTCCCCCTGGACAACAAGATGCCCGCCTACCCGCCGCGCGGCTTCAAGATCACCGTGGTGCAGCCCGGCCAGGCTGGCATTCCAGGCCTCGGGCCGAGCAAGACGACCTATAATGACGACATCATCGAGGGATGGGTTGGCGTCGGCAGCCAGCTTGATGGCCTCGGCCATGTCGGCGTCGAGCACGTCTACTACAACGGCAACAAACTGCTCGATTTCGCCGATCCAACGGGCCTGAAGAAGCTTGGCATCGACAAACTGCCGCCGATGGTCACACGTGGCGTGCTGCTCGACATGGCCGCCCATTACAACACCGACGTGGTCAAGGAAGGCACCGCCTTCAACGTCAAGGAAATCGAGGAAGCTGCCAAGAAGCAGGGCATCGAAATCCGCCAGGGCGACGTCGTGCTCTTCCACACCGGCTGGGCCAGCCTGATTGGCAAGGATGACAAGCGCTTCAACTCAGGCGAACCTGGCCTCGGTGTTGAAGGCGCGAAATACCTGACGGGCAAGGGCGTCGTCGCCGTCGGCGCGGACACCTGGGCCGTCGAGGTGATTCCGTTCGAGAGCAAGAACGTGTTCGAGGTGCACCAGATCCTGCTGGCGATGAACGGCACCTACATCATGGAAGTGCTGAATACGGCGGATCTCGCCAAGGACAAGGCCTATGAGTTCCTGTTCGTGCTCGGCCAGCCGCGCTTCAAGGGCGGCGTGCAGAGCATGATCAACCCGGTCGCGATCCGGTAA
- the ruvX gene encoding Holliday junction resolvase RuvX: protein MPAPILPLIDAVAHWPERGALIGLDLGTKTIGVAVSDPDRRLATGVETIQRKAFKADAARLLAISGERNAVGFVLGLPINMDGSEGPRAQSTRAFARNFSNLTGLAIALWDERLSTAAVERELIGMDVSRARRAEVIDEHAAIFILQGALDRLKTLRGDH from the coding sequence ATGCCCGCCCCTATCCTCCCCCTGATTGACGCCGTCGCGCACTGGCCGGAGCGCGGCGCCCTGATCGGCCTCGATCTCGGCACCAAGACCATCGGCGTCGCCGTATCAGATCCCGACCGACGGCTCGCGACCGGCGTCGAGACCATCCAGCGCAAGGCCTTCAAGGCCGACGCGGCACGGCTACTGGCGATATCGGGCGAGCGCAACGCCGTCGGCTTCGTGCTCGGCCTGCCCATCAACATGGACGGCAGCGAGGGCCCGCGCGCGCAATCGACCCGCGCCTTTGCCCGCAATTTTTCCAATCTCACCGGCCTTGCCATCGCGCTGTGGGACGAGCGGCTCTCGACGGCGGCCGTCGAGCGCGAACTGATCGGCATGGACGTTTCCCGCGCCCGCCGCGCCGAGGTGATCGACGAGCACGCCGCGATTTTCATCCTGCAGGGTGCGCTGGACCGGCTGAAGACCCTC